Genomic segment of Ignavibacteriales bacterium:
ATTCTACTATCAAACTTGGTGCGCAGAATATGAGTTTCGAAGAAAGCGGTGCTTTCACAGGCGAGGTATCTGTTTCAATGCTAAAAAGTGTCGGTTGCGAATATGTAATTCTTGGTCATTCGGAAAGACGAATAATCTTTGGTGAAGGCGATCAAGTCATTAACAAAAAAATCAAAACAGCAATTAAGTTTGGACTAAAACCAATTTTTTGTATCGGCGAAACTTTAGAAGAGAGAGAAAAAGGAATTATATTTAAAGTTGTTGAGACTCAGGTTCAAAATGGATTAAAAGATTTAAGTGAAAGTGATTTATCGAACCTAATTATAGCTTATGAACCTGTATGGGCAATCGGCACCGGAAGAAATGCTACCCCTCAGCAAGCACAAGAAGTTCATCAATTTATCCGTGGATTAATTTCCAAATTGTACTCTGCAAATTTTGCCCGTCAATTAGTCATTCAATACGGCGGAAGTGTAAAAGCGGATAATGCTAAAGAACTACTTTCTCAACTCGATATTGACGGCGCTCTGGTTGGAGGAGCCTGCTTAAAAGCAGATTCATTTATTAAAATCATTAATGCCGCTTAGGCAATTTTGAATGCTTTGATTTTATTTCAAAATAAGCTCAATTAGAACCTATATTTTTAGGATTTTTATTGATACCCCCCCCCTCGATTTTGTATATTTGTATGATTCTTTCGATAAATTATTGGTATTATGACAAAAGTTCTTATTCGTCTCTTCATTCTTATAATTTTACTTCAAAACCTACTTTTAGCTCAGATTAAAGTAACATCTCTTCCTCAAAATCAACGAGGTATTTTTGATCCAATTTTCTTTGACAAGAATGATTACCGCAATGTGGAATTGATGAATACTGATTGGAAAGTATATTATGAGAGTGACTCCGAGAAAAAAGTCTCTGTTTCAATACCGGCAATTTTTGAAGGTGAAGAATCACTAATATTTGAAAAACAAATCTCTTTATCTCAAACTCAAATTCAAAGTTCGCAACTCGTTTTGGGATTTCTTGGGATAAATTACTCAGCAGAAATCTCAATCAACGGTTACAATATTTATAAACATTCCGGCGGTTCATATCCTTTTGAACTTATTCTTCCAAAAGATATCTTAAAAGAAAATTCAGTTATAACTATAAAAATCAGTAACAAACTTGATTCGGAATATTCAATTCCATCAACTCAAAGATTTTTATTTTCAAGTCTAAGCGGTGGAATTATTAGGGATGTCTATCTTAAAACCGTCTCAACAATTCATATTACTAATAATTCTTTTTCTTATTCGTTTGATCTGAATCTATCAAAAGCAGTTATAAATTTTAATATTGGAATTGCAAACTCAGATTTCAAAACGAATTCTCTTTCCAGCGATGTAATTATCAGAATAAATTTATTTTCGCCTGGTTCTTCATCCCCACAAGCTAAAGGAGATTTTGTTCAAAAAATTTCTCAAGAAGAAAACGAAGTCACGTGCAGATTAGAAATTAGTAATCCGCAATTATGGTCGCCTCAAACACCGATCAATTATTTATGTGATGTAAGTTTAATGCGTAATGGCCAGACAATAGATAAATCCATTCAACAGATTGCATTCTATCAATTAAAAAAAGATGAAAGTGCTTTAACATTAAACGGGAGTCCATTTTCACTTCAAGGTACTACATATTTATTCGATGAAACCTCGCTTCGCAAAATGAATGCTTACGATAAAATAAAAGATGATCTTACTTTGATTAAGAATACCGGTTTCAATGCAGTTCGTTTTTCAAAACAATTTCCTAACCCTTATGCCGTTAAACTTTGTCAGGAACTCGGAATGTTTGCGATGATCGAACTTCCAATAAATTCTGTTCCTGAAGGAATTATATCTCATAATGATTTTCAATTAAGAGCAGCACGACTTACTAAAAATTTTCTTTCTAGTTACAGCGAGTATTCTAATACTATTATAGTTGGAGTTGGAAGCTCTTTCATTCCTAATTCTGAGATAAGCAGCAATTTTATTTCGAGTCAAGCTAGTACAATAAAAGGAAAGGGATTTTTGTCTTATGCATCTTTTGTTGGAACTCAGACTACGCAAATTAAGGATTTAGATTTTTATGGAATTGAATTGTACTCATCGCCAATTGATGAAACAAAAGATCAATTACAAAAATCAATTGATGCATTAGGTAAGAATTCAATTTTCATTAGTGAAGTATCATATCCTAATTATAAGGGGAATATGAGCGGATATTTAACAAAATATTCCTCTGATGCCCAAGCAAAATATTTGGGTGATATGATAGATTTATCGAGCCAATTAAAATTATCCGGAATTATTATTAACAGTTTATTTGAATATAAAGGCGAGTATGCATCGCTGTACGGTGGTTATTCAGAAAATTACATTTACAAATTTGGATTGCTGGATAAATCCCGTAATCTAAATAGTATTGGTTACAAAGTTCTCGCTGCTAAACTAAGCGGCAATAGTAAAGTTACAATTCCAATTGGGACTCGTAAAGATGATAACCCAATAATATTTATAATTCTTGCACTTTTGATTTCTATAATTATGGCGGTACTGATTAACACCAAGAAGAAATTTCGTGAAGATTGTACTCGTGCATTGTTACGCCCGTACAATTTTTTTGCCGATGTGCGCGATCACAGAATTATTTCCGGTGTTCATACTGCAATATTAATGTTAATACAGGCCGGTTCAGTTTCTCTTTTGATGACTATATTATTATACTTTTATAAATCAAATATTTTATTAGAAAAAATTGTCTTATCATTTGGTCATCATAGTTTATTAAAATTTATCTCCTACCTTTCATGGAATCCACAAGTTTGTTTCGCTGTACTATTTGTTTTAATCATAATAAAGTTTGCTTTGATTTCATCAGTAATAAAATTTGCTTCGCTTTTTATAAAGACAAAAGTAGAATTTACCAGCATATTTTATACGGTTGTTTGGACTTTTTTACCATTTACAGTTCTGCTACCGGTTGAGTTAATTCTATTTAAGATTTTAGTAAACGGAAATTTTAGTGTTATCGTAATTATCTTTTTAATTCTATTCATGTTATGGATACTTCAAAGAATACTTAAAGGCATTTACGTAATTTTTGATGTTCGTCCAATGAAGGTTTATATCTATAGTTTTCTCACTATCATTATTGTCGTCGGGGTGATTCTGCTAAAGTATCAACTTTCCAGTTCCACACTCTATTACATTAATAACACATTTAAACAATACAACTCAATGATTTTCTAGAGGCATATTTTGTTTCTATCCAAATTAGAAATATTTGGTTTTAAATCTTTTGCTAATAAAACATTCATAAATTTTAACCGCGGTATTACGGGAATTGTTGGTCCCAACGGCTGCGGTAAAACAAATATAGTTGATGCGATCCGCTGGGTTCTTGGCGAACAGAAGACAACGACTCTCCGCAGCGACAAGATGGAAAACGTAATCTTCAATGGTACAAGAGAAAAGAAGCCAATGGGTATGTCGGAGGTTTCTCTTACACTTGTAAACGATCAAGGCGTTCTTCCAACAGAATATACTGAAGTGACTATAACCAGAAGAATCTTCCGTTCCGGTGAAAGCGAATATCTGTTAAATAAAAATATTTGCCGCTTGAAAGATATTACTAACCTTTTCATGGATACCGGAATGGGCACAAACGCTTATTCAGTTATTGAATTGAAAATGGTTGAAACTATTCTTAGCAGCAAAACAGAAGAACGAAGAAAAATGTTTGAAGAGGCAGCAGGCGTTAATAAATATAAATTACGGCGCCGTCTTTCTCTAAAAAAACTTGACGATGTAAAATCCGATCTTACGCGTGTTAATGATATTGTCTCCGAAGTTGAAAAAAATGTTCGATCTCTCGAACGCCAGGCAAAACGTGCCGACCAGTATAATCAAATCCAAGTTGTTTTAAGAGAAAAAGAAATTGACCTTGCCGAACGCGATCTTGCTTCGTTAAATCTAAAATTAAGCATATTAAAAAATGATATTTCAGAATACTCGGTAAAGAAAGATCAGATTGATCTTGATATTAGAAAAATTGAAAATGAATTGATCGAATACCGGAATAGAATTAATGCTATTGATTCTGAACTACAGGATAAGCGGGACGAACTTTCTTCGAACACTGAACAACTCCATAATACTCAAAAAAATATTTCCGTTTCAGAAGAACGATTTAAATCTCTTTTAAATAACCACGAACGGTTACAAACAGAAATTGCAGAACTGCAGCAGTCATTTGAAGATGCTGATCAGTATATATTACGAAGTAACAACGAACTTAAATCTCACTCGAATAGTTTATCAGATAAGAACAATGAAATTATTGATAACGAGCAAACCATAGTTGAAAAAAAGGAATCTTCAGAGAATAAACGTGCACTGCTAAAGCAGACTAACGAAGAAAAATTTGATCTTGTTCGCGAAATCTCCGACAAGGAAAATTATTTAGCTAGTATTAAGAAAGAGCTTGCTAGTCATAATTCTAACATTGAAAAACTTAATCATAAAATTCAAAGTATTACTAATACAATTGCAAAGACAGTCGGATTTATAGAAGAACTCAACGCTGAAAAATCCAACGCGGAGAATAAACTTAAAGAAGCAGGTTTATTAATAGCTCATCGTGAAAAAGAAAAACAAGAACTCGAACATGAATTAAATTCACTTAAACAAAAAGAGATTGAAGAAAAAACTTTACTTGCCGGACTCAAAGAAAAGATTGCTTTCATTCAAACGCTGATCGCTAATCTTGAAGGTATTTCGAAAGGCGCTAAAGTACTTTTAGAAAATAAAGAGTGGACTAAGAAGAATAAAAATATTTTTGCCGATGTTGGAAACACACAAGAAAAGTACAGGTTCGCTCTTGAAGCCGCATTAAAGTCTGTTTTGAATAACCTGCTCGTAGATAGTTTTGATGATCTTCAAAATGCAATCAACTACTTAAAGAAAAATGATCTTGGTAAAGCTTCATTTTATCTGCTTCGCTCGAATAACAATTCTAAAAAATCTCTTCTTGATAGTTTAACATCGTTCAATCTAAAGAGAAAAGAAAAAAAACTTGTGAAGGAAGAATCATTTCTGGGTTGGGCAAAAGATTTTGTAGAAACAGAAAACAATTGGCTCCCTTATTTTGAACAAGCCTTATCTAAAATTGCTGTTACTACCGATCTTAAATCTGCAATAGAACTGAATTCAAAATATCCGGATTTTAATTTTACAACTTTAGATGGTGACTTTGTAAAACACGATGGAGTTGTAGAAGCTGGTTCACTGCCTAAACAAGATGAAACTATTTTTGGACGAAGACAACTTCTTGATAATTTGATCAAAGAGTATCCTAAACACGAATCTAATCTTGCCAAACTGCATGCTCTTATAGCAGAGACAGAAGGCAGAATAGCCCGAATTGACTTAAAGAATCTTAGCGACAGCGAAAAACTTATTTCGAATGATATTTCAAACATCGAGAAACAAATTTCTCAATTCGAATTTGAAAAGAATAAAGCCAATGAAGAGATCGAGTCTTCACAAAAAGATATTCAAGAACTTGCCGATAAATCAAATTCGCTTTTTGTCCAAACTTCAGGATTAGAAAAAGAGATCAATGTTCTTCTTGAGAAAAAGAATTCCGTTGACGAAAATATTTCAAAGCATGAAAATGAATTGAGCGACCTTGAAAATGATTTTAATCAATTTGTTAATCTTCAGAACGAAAGAAAACTTGAACTTGAAAGATTAAAAGGGCAAATCGAAAATATTCACAATGCGATAAAGCGAACCGTAGCAAATCAGTTATCAATTACAAACGGAATAGAAAAACGTAAGACCGATTTGCAATCAAATGAAGTTGAGACTAATTCTCTTCAGAAAAATATTGATGAATCGAATTTATCGTTAGTTCAGATTAATTCATCCCGGACAACACTACTTACAGAAGAAAAAGAGATTAATGACAAATTAAAAGTTGTTAAGGATGAAGCCGCGCAATTTGAAAATCAGCTTAATGCATTAAGAAATGAACGGCAAACGGTTTCGGATCAGGTTCATTCTTTTGAAATAAAAGAAAATGAATTCAAACTTCGTACAGAAAATTTGATCGAACATATTAAAGAAAACTATTCGATCGAATTGGTGCTAAAGCAATTTGACGATCTTGATACTTTTGATTTCGAAGGTACAACACATGAAGTTCAAAATCTAAAAGAAAAAATAAGGAACATCGGTCCCGTCAATTTGCTGGCTTATTCAGAATACGAAGAAGAGAAAAAACGTTTAGACTTTTTACATAAACAACGCGATGACTTGGTCAATTCGGAAAAAGATCTCATCAAAACAATTAATGAGATCAATGAAACAGCCCAGCAGTTGTTTATGGATACGTTTGAAAAAATTCGGCAGAACTTCACAACAATCTTTCAAACAT
This window contains:
- the tpiA gene encoding triose-phosphate isomerase yields the protein MRKKVIAGNWKMNNDLHGTVSLISDLKKELNGKNVEAEVIICPPFTSLETASTLLKDSTIKLGAQNMSFEESGAFTGEVSVSMLKSVGCEYVILGHSERRIIFGEGDQVINKKIKTAIKFGLKPIFCIGETLEEREKGIIFKVVETQVQNGLKDLSESDLSNLIIAYEPVWAIGTGRNATPQQAQEVHQFIRGLISKLYSANFARQLVIQYGGSVKADNAKELLSQLDIDGALVGGACLKADSFIKIINAA
- the smc gene encoding chromosome segregation protein SMC, which encodes MFLSKLEIFGFKSFANKTFINFNRGITGIVGPNGCGKTNIVDAIRWVLGEQKTTTLRSDKMENVIFNGTREKKPMGMSEVSLTLVNDQGVLPTEYTEVTITRRIFRSGESEYLLNKNICRLKDITNLFMDTGMGTNAYSVIELKMVETILSSKTEERRKMFEEAAGVNKYKLRRRLSLKKLDDVKSDLTRVNDIVSEVEKNVRSLERQAKRADQYNQIQVVLREKEIDLAERDLASLNLKLSILKNDISEYSVKKDQIDLDIRKIENELIEYRNRINAIDSELQDKRDELSSNTEQLHNTQKNISVSEERFKSLLNNHERLQTEIAELQQSFEDADQYILRSNNELKSHSNSLSDKNNEIIDNEQTIVEKKESSENKRALLKQTNEEKFDLVREISDKENYLASIKKELASHNSNIEKLNHKIQSITNTIAKTVGFIEELNAEKSNAENKLKEAGLLIAHREKEKQELEHELNSLKQKEIEEKTLLAGLKEKIAFIQTLIANLEGISKGAKVLLENKEWTKKNKNIFADVGNTQEKYRFALEAALKSVLNNLLVDSFDDLQNAINYLKKNDLGKASFYLLRSNNNSKKSLLDSLTSFNLKRKEKKLVKEESFLGWAKDFVETENNWLPYFEQALSKIAVTTDLKSAIELNSKYPDFNFTTLDGDFVKHDGVVEAGSLPKQDETIFGRRQLLDNLIKEYPKHESNLAKLHALIAETEGRIARIDLKNLSDSEKLISNDISNIEKQISQFEFEKNKANEEIESSQKDIQELADKSNSLFVQTSGLEKEINVLLEKKNSVDENISKHENELSDLENDFNQFVNLQNERKLELERLKGQIENIHNAIKRTVANQLSITNGIEKRKTDLQSNEVETNSLQKNIDESNLSLVQINSSRTTLLTEEKEINDKLKVVKDEAAQFENQLNALRNERQTVSDQVHSFEIKENEFKLRTENLIEHIKENYSIELVLKQFDDLDTFDFEGTTHEVQNLKEKIRNIGPVNLLAYSEYEEEKKRLDFLHKQRDDLVNSEKDLIKTINEINETAQQLFMDTFEKIRQNFTTIFQTLFDPGDEADLYLEEGIDPLEGKIEIMAKPKGKRPTSIELLSGGEKTLTATALLFAIYLVKPSPFCIMDEVDAPLDDANIDRFTKLIKEFSIKTQFIIVTHNKRTMESSETMYGITMQEEGISKLVGVSFEEIPENEVKE